The sequence below is a genomic window from Dictyostelium discoideum AX4 chromosome 5 chromosome, whole genome shotgun sequence.
acataattattaaaaatgataagcAATAAAAAAGTAGCAGTTATTGGGGCAGGATTGAGTGGATTatgtttttcaaaatatattaatcaaATTGGGGATTTAGAACCaacaatttttgaaaaaaccaATGATATTGGAGGTGCTTGgtcaaattcatcaaataGAAAATCATGGGATAGTTTGAAGTTAAATACAAATCAATTATCAAgtaagttttattaatttttttttaattttttatcttattataattataattaataaattattaatccttttttttttttttttttttttattagtgtCATTTTCAGattttctatttaaaaatcaattcccaaataaagaagaaatttTCCCatcaaataaaacattttatgaatatttaaaaagttttgttgaaaattttgaattaataaattatataaaatttaattcaaatgttattaaaattgaaaagaatgTGGTTgtagatgaaaatgaaagtaATTGTAAATGGAAAGTTGTATgggaatttaataataataataacaataatcaatcaataatttattcAGAAATATTTGATTATGTTGTTATTTGTACTGGTGCATTCTCAAAAAGTTCAACAAAGAATGATTTAGAGATTAAATTGAAACAATTTAAAGGTGATATAATACATAGTGAAAATTATAGAAATcctgaattattaaaaggaAAGAAAGTGCTTATTGTCGGATCATCATTTTCAGCATGTGAAATTGCAAATGATGTATGTAAAGAAGTTTCAAAATGTATTCAAATCGGTCATGAAAATTTCTATGCAGTAAATACATTTTTACCAAATGAAGATGGTAAACATATACCTTGGGATATGTTATTTTTCACTCGTAAATcaatttatgaaaaaaataataattataaaactGATCAAGAGTTATGGGAAGTTTCAAAGAAAATGTTAATACAAATTTGCCCAAATCAAGATTTATCCAAAAATCCAAATTCTAAAAtaccaattaaaacaacaccTGAAAATCAACCACCAATTGGTTTTACAGTTTCAAGAAATTATTATGAAAATGTTGAATCtggtaaaattattacata
It includes:
- a CDS encoding N,N-dimethylaniline,NADPH:oxygen oxidoreductase, N-oxide-forming, yielding MISNKKVAVIGAGLSGLCFSKYINQIGDLEPTIFEKTNDIGGAWSNSSNRKSWDSLKLNTNQLSMSFSDFLFKNQFPNKEEIFPSNKTFYEYLKSFVENFELINYIKFNSNVIKIEKNVVVDENESNCKWKVVWEFNNNNNNNQSIIYSEIFDYVVICTGAFSKSSTKNDLEIKLKQFKGDIIHSENYRNPELLKGKKVLIVGSSFSACEIANDVCKEVSKCIQIGHENFYAVNTFLPNEDGKHIPWDMLFFTRKSIYEKNNNYKTDQELWEVSKKMLIQICPNQDLSKNPNSKIPIKTTPENQPPIGFTVSRNYYENVESGKIITYTGDNYKIHSVDGNSITFSNDKGEVNTVDKIDSIIVCSGYQIEFPFLENDVLEDICYDSKDQFLPMCIYEHTFPSKFKSIAFIGCVKGIFLTEIEMYCRWVSLVFSGKLEYPNDEKLSQGKNDILKLRSVRPRPQFPILDCVYHCDKIAKEIGCLPDFESIKINDPELYNKLWNGFFCQASYNLIGPGSNPTLAKEIINNYYENYQQFKN